The following proteins are co-located in the Triticum aestivum cultivar Chinese Spring chromosome 1A, IWGSC CS RefSeq v2.1, whole genome shotgun sequence genome:
- the LOC123158667 gene encoding RING-H2 finger protein ATL74: MGRPDSEAPTSSIAAAGLAALRDHAHGKGDAAAPPAAPDSPFDTNVVIILAALFFALLFAIGLNSLARCALRYVGRGSAAGEGGATARGAGRGGSGIKRRVLRSLPVEVYGSGEVIDDVCAICLGEFVDGEKVRVLPRCAHGFHVRCVDAWLVSHGSCPTCRQPVIEGAPAKGASGGAAQSQRPASTEMIAVVIV; this comes from the coding sequence ATGGGCCGTCCTGACTCGGAGGCGCCGACGTCGAGCATCGCCGCCGCGGGGCTGGCTGCTCTCCGCGACCACGCCCACGGAAAAGGCGATGCCGcggcgccgccggcggcgccgGACTCGCCCTTCgacaccaacgtggtgatcatcctCGCCGCGCTCTTCTTCGCGCTGCTCTTCGCCATCGGGCTCAACTCGCTGGCGCGGTGCGCGCTCCGGTACGTGGGCCGCGGCTCCGCGGCCGGCGAGGGCGGGGCAACGGCGCGGGGTGCCGGCCGCGGAGGCAGCGGCATCAAGAGGCGCGTGCTCAGGAGCCTCCCCGTGGAGGTGTACGGGTCCGGGGAGGTGATCGACGACGTGTGCGCCATCTGCCTCGGCGAGTTCGTGGACGGCGAGAAGGTGCGCGTGCTGCCGCGGTGCGCGCACGGGTTCCACGTCCGCTGCGTCGACGCCTGGCTCGTGTCCCACGGCTCCTGCCCCACCTGCCGGCAGCCGGTCATCGAGGGCGCGCCCGCCAAGGGCGCCAGCGGCGGAGCTGCCCAAAGCCAGCGGCCCGCGAGCACGGAAATGATCGCCGTGGTCATCGTGTGA